The Candidatus Kapaibacterium sp. nucleotide sequence GGGGGCCGACGTAGAGGACCCGGGGACGGTAGAGCCGGTTGTCGCGGTGCTGCTCCACGATGTGCGCAAGCAGCCCGGCGCTACGGGCGGCGAAGAAGATCGGCGTGTAGAGCTCGATCGGAATGCCGAGCAGGTAGTAGACAGGTGCGGCGTAGTAGTCCAGGTTCGGGTACAGGCCTTTTTCGGCCAACATCACCTCCTCTCCGCGCTGGCACATCTCGACAAGCTCCCCTCCTTCGCCTTTGGCCACCACAAGCTCCCGGAGCGTCTCCTTGAGGATCACGGCGCGCGGATCGGGGCGGCGCATGTAGACGCGATGCCCAAAGCCCATGATGCGCTCCTTGCGGGCAAGTTTTTCGCGAATGAGCGACTCCAGCCGCTCGGCGCTTTGCGCCTCCAGGAGCATGTACATCACAGCCTCGTTTGCACCTCCGTGAAGCGGGCCTTTAAGGGAGGCCACAGCGGCCGTCAGGGCTCCGTAGACGTCGGCCAAGGTCGAGGCCACCACGCGCGCAGCAAAGGTGGAGTTGGGCAGCTCATGCTCGCTGTAGGCGATCAGGCTCTGCTCAAAGGCGCGCACTTCCTGGGGGCTTACGTCTCGGTCTACGATGGCGCGCAGGAAGTTCTCCACAAAGCCGCGTCCGGGATCGAAGCCCAGAGGTGCCTTACCCTCCGCCAGGCGCAGCAGATTGGCCGTGATCTGGGCGATCTGCCCAATGAGGCGCGGGGCTTTGGCGAGCTCCAACTCAGCATCGGCCTTATTAGCCTCGGGATCAAAGCCGCCAAGGGCAGAGACGGCCGTCCGCAGCCGATCCATGGCGTGCATCGCAGGCGGTAGCTTGGCCAGGAGCTCATAGAGAAGCTCCGGAACGGAGGCCTCGGTCATCTGCCGCTCGAGCTCAGCTCGACGCTCCGGACCAGGCAGCCGCTCATCCAAAAGCAGACCCACGACGTCCACGTAACCTGAGCGGCGGATGAGGTCCAAGAGGTTGTAGCCGCGCACAACGATCTCCTCGCGCTCCGTATCCAGCACCGAGATCCGCGTCTCGGCCGCAATCACCCCTTCCAAGCCGGGGCTGTACGGTTGCTGCTCAGGCATCGTACGGCTCCTCCTGCATGTCTACGACTGACCTTGCCTGTACCGTATCGGAGGCGCAAAGCTACGAACAAAGCCACCCTGGCGTGCGGGGACGGCTACAGGAATACGTTCCGAAAGGCCTCCTCCGGTGAGGGAAAAGGCCGCTGGAGAACCTCCTCTACTGCCCGGCTTAGGGTTTCCCGAATCCGCTCGCGAAGCGCAGCGACGTCCTCAGGACCTAGGACGCCACGCTCTTGGAGGAAGCTGATGTAGCGCTCAACGGGATCGCGTGCCTCCCAGTAGCGGCGGATAGGTTCGGGAACATAGGCTGCATCATCGTGCTCCGCATGCCCGCGCATGCGGAAAGTGATGGTCTCCAGCAGCGTTGGGCCCTCTCCCCTACGGGCACGCTCAACGGCACGGCAGCAGGCCTCGTAGACCAATTCCACGTCCGTACCATCGACGACTTCGCCGAAGCAGCCATATCCGAGGGCGCGATCTGCCTGGAAGGTACAGGCATACTCGAGCCGGTTTGGAGTGGAGTAGGCGTACTGGTTGTTCTCGATGACCACCACAACTGGCAGCCGCTGGACAGCAGCGAAGTTGATTGCCTCGTGGAACTCTCCGGTCTGCGCCCCCCCGTCTCCGATGAACGTCAGCACTACGGTGTCCTCTCCCTTGAAGCGGGCCGCCAGCGCATACCCCACGGCGACCGGCAGCATTGCGCCGAGGTGGGAGATGTTGCCGTAGATGCGCCGCTGAGGATCCGCATAGTGCACGGTGCCATCAGTCCCGCGGGTTAAGCTCCCCTCACGCCCGAGATGGGTTGCCAAGAGCGCTTTCAAATCCTGACCGCGAACGAAGTGGACCCCAAGGTCGCGGTGCATCGGGAAGATAGCGTCCGTAGGGCGTAGCGCAAACGCCGTACCGACGGCAACAGCTTCATTCCCGAGCTGAGCATACACCCCGCCAACGGCCCGCCCCTGCCGGTAGAGGCGAATCATCGCCAGATCGAACTCCCGCGCCCACAGCATCCACTCAAGAAGCCGGCACCGCTGATCGTCACTGAGCCGTGGAGAAGCTCGGAGAGGTGGGATCGGGGCATCAAGGTCCGGCAACTCTGGAGTTGGGCGCCAGCCTGGGAGGACTGTCCTCGGTACCAACAGGGCCACTAAATCCTCCTTCAGCATTTGCATCCACGGCACCTGAGGGCAGCGGGCGACCAAGTCCTGAAGGGGGAGAATCCCCGTCCGGCGCCATCGCTGCAGCTCCGCTGGACTCACCCCTAAGTGCGTCGCAAGGTCACCGTCAGCTGTAGCCCCGAAGAAA carries:
- a CDS encoding citrate synthase (forms citrate from oxaloacetate and acetyl-CoA; functions in TCA cycle, glyoxylate cycle and respiration), translated to MPEQQPYSPGLEGVIAAETRISVLDTEREEIVVRGYNLLDLIRRSGYVDVVGLLLDERLPGPERRAELERQMTEASVPELLYELLAKLPPAMHAMDRLRTAVSALGGFDPEANKADAELELAKAPRLIGQIAQITANLLRLAEGKAPLGFDPGRGFVENFLRAIVDRDVSPQEVRAFEQSLIAYSEHELPNSTFAARVVASTLADVYGALTAAVASLKGPLHGGANEAVMYMLLEAQSAERLESLIREKLARKERIMGFGHRVYMRRPDPRAVILKETLRELVVAKGEGGELVEMCQRGEEVMLAEKGLYPNLDYYAAPVYYLLGIPIELYTPIFFAARSAGLLAHIVEQHRDNRLYRPRVLYVGP
- a CDS encoding thiamine pyrophosphate-dependent dehydrogenase E1 component subunit alpha, which gives rise to MGKGRMDLRFEKSQVAAILQALRDFFGATADGDLATHLGVSPAELQRWRRTGILPLQDLVARCPQVPWMQMLKEDLVALLVPRTVLPGWRPTPELPDLDAPIPPLRASPRLSDDQRCRLLEWMLWAREFDLAMIRLYRQGRAVGGVYAQLGNEAVAVGTAFALRPTDAIFPMHRDLGVHFVRGQDLKALLATHLGREGSLTRGTDGTVHYADPQRRIYGNISHLGAMLPVAVGYALAARFKGEDTVVLTFIGDGGAQTGEFHEAINFAAVQRLPVVVVIENNQYAYSTPNRLEYACTFQADRALGYGCFGEVVDGTDVELVYEACCRAVERARRGEGPTLLETITFRMRGHAEHDDAAYVPEPIRRYWEARDPVERYISFLQERGVLGPEDVAALRERIRETLSRAVEEVLQRPFPSPEEAFRNVFL